Below is a genomic region from Meleagris gallopavo isolate NT-WF06-2002-E0010 breed Aviagen turkey brand Nicholas breeding stock chromosome 5, Turkey_5.1, whole genome shotgun sequence.
aatttccatgaaaattcccaatattatatatttttggaAGAACACGGGGAAGAAAATGTTGGGTTTGGCCAAGAGCTCAAAAACCCTCAAACTGAAGACATGCAGGCCTTTGACAGTCATTATGACTATCTTGTCTGTGGAGGCAATGAGGATGTAATATGCACTCCAGAGCCTGATGAGTTTAATCCCTGTGAGGACATAATGGGATACCAGTTTCTGAGGATTGTGGTATGGTTTGTGAACTTGCTGGCCATTGTAGGTaatgtttttgtcctttttatcCTCCTAACCAGCCATTACAAACTGACTGTACCACGCTTTCTTATGTGCAACTTAGCCTTTGCTGATTTTTGTATGGGGTTATATCTTCTCCTGATTGCTTCAGTGGACCTCTACACCAGATCAGAGTACTATAATCATGCTATAGAATGGCAGACAGGGCCTGGTTGCAACACAGCAGGTTTCTTCACAGTCTTTGCTAGTGAGCTTTCTGTATACACACTCACTGTGATCACCCTGGAGCGCTGGTATGCCATCACCTTTGCCATGAGTCCCAATCGAAAGATTCGCCTCCGGCATGCTTTGGTTATCATGCTGGGAGGTTGGCTTTCATGctttcttcttgcccttttgCCACTGGTTGGAGTCAGCAGCTACAGCAAAGTCAGCATCTGCTTACCTATGGACACTGAAACGCCAGTGGCTGAAGCCTATGTTGTCTTTGTTTTAATATGTAACATTATTGCttttgtcatcatttgtgcctGCTACATAAAAATCTATATCACTGTGCGAAACCCTCAGTACAAGTCAGGAGACAAAGACACCAAAATTGCCAAGAGGATGGCTGTGTTGATTTTCACTGACTTTCTGTGCATGGCTCCTATCTCTTTCCATGCCCTATCTGCTATCATGAACAAACCATTGATAACAGTCACTAATTCCAAGATTTTGTTGGTACTTTTCTATCCACTCAATTCTTGCGCCAACCCATTTCTATATGCTATTTTCACCAAAGCTTTCCGAAGAGATGTGTTTATCCTGCTGAGCAAGTTTGGTATATGTGAGCATCAGGCTCAAGTCTACAGAGGTCAGACAATCTCAGTCAAAAACAGCAGTGGCTCTTATGGGCAGAGAATCAGCCGAGGGTTAGGTCAGATTCTTACAAGCATCCAAGACCCAGTCAACGATTACCTTCCTGCTATGACAATGCAAAACCAAATTCTTGTGGAAGAATGCAAGCAAACTGAGCTATGATGTCTCAAAGTCACACAGTCAAAATTTTGTCAACATGTTGTTGTGTACACAGTAGATTGAGTGAGAAGTGCACATTTTCTCCCTATTTTCCCCTACCCTACCCTTGTGGTGGATGATGTACCATCAGAAAGACAATTCTTTCTCTTGAAACTTCTTGTCTCACATTCATACCAATACAGGTCACAAGATACTGTTACAATTATACTGCTGGAAATGGATGGGAAAGTTATATATATGTGTAGGAAAATTAACATATAGAAAAAGACAGCAACTATTAAAAGTACCCTtatctaaagaaaataaagaaggagaCCAAGCATAAAATATCAGGGAACTTTTATGACTGAAAAAGAATGTAGTTTTATAGATAAAGTTATATTTTAAGCTATTAGTTGGAGATCTCAAATGCCAATTGGCTATTTGTCAAATGgttaagttttttcttttaagagcaAATTCCTAAAACCTCCACCTAAGGTAAAATGGAACAGATTACTTCTGCTTCTACCACCCTGACATGCAATTTATCAGTTTTTGGTTTAGTTGGGTGAATTGCAAGAAGAAGCCTCTTCATATTACATTTATAGTGATTAAAGGCTAATATCATTGACTCTACTGCTATCCATAACTGATGATAAACGTGGGCATTTGCCCTCGTGTGCACTCTTCCTATCAGTTTCTCTCACTATTTCATGAACCTAAATAGGAAATGGTTTAGTCTGAATTTCTTTTGAAGATCAGTCTACCCAGTCAAGTTAatgattttcatattttttctttctaaaacctAAGATTGTACTAAATTTTTACACCACCTCATTCTTTACCTAACCCCAGTCCTGTTTTGTCTGAACATCAAGAAGCACTTCTTCACTCTGTGTGTggctgagcactggcacaggctgcccatagaGGTGTGAAatctccttggagatctccaaaagtCTCCTGGACatggtgctgggcagcctgctctggttGACCCTTCTTGAGAAGTGGTTGGAGCAGACGGACccacaggtcccttccagcctcaacCATTTTGAGATTCCATGAATCTGTCCACATTTAtcatcacagaattgcaggggttggatctctggagatcatctagtccaaccccccctgctaaGGCAGGTTCCCTATAGTAGGTTGCAAAGGAAATCACTCAGGTGTGTTTTGAAATCTTCAAAGAAGGAGGCTCCACAATCTTTCcaggtaacctgttccagtgttctgtcaccctcaaagtaatgaagttttttttcatgtttatatGGAACTCTCTATGACCATTGTACCTTGTCCTGTCTGGGcatcactggaaaaagaaacctGGCGCCATCCAATTGACTCAAGGTATTACACTAAACACTCTACTGCTATCCATACTTACCTCCCCCTTACATGGCTAGAATAACTTTCCTTCTAGCACTTGCTGTGCTGAGCTTGCAtctacacttaaaaaaaaaaaaagtgtatccTGCTTTCAGGCTACTTCAtgcccttcaggtactgaattGAAGGCCAACTGCTAGCTCCTGCAACATGTCTTAAGAACATCTCTCTGCTCTGAGGGGAGACTTATATCTGAACTTCACATCATTTGCAGTTCAGCTACATCCAGGACATGGCTAGTTTATGGGTGGCCGCTGTGTTCCTGCAGCTTAGGTGCACACTCTCCACACTGTACTGAAGGAAATGCAAACTCAGATACTAGGTACATCACGCAGACTCTTGCTACTGTGAAGCACTAAACCATTCTGCTGTCACACTTGCTGCTAAAAAGGGTCAGATCACAGATGAAGCTTGGCCGTGCTCAGTTCATCTGCATGCAGTAAGCAAACATACTGTGGTATGGGAGTCTATGTCTCTATATGTCTCTGGACTATTACAAGATAGCAATTGATCATTTCACCCATCAATTTTGAAGGCCTATCATGAGAACAGAGAATACTCAATGAATCTCCACCTTCAGGTAGGTATTTTAAAGTTCCATTTGTAACATCTACACTATCAATACTATTTTCATGGAATTACAGGCTTTGGGGAACAGTGATTAAACTGAACAGACAGCAGTCGGATCTTCTATAGTGAGAGTTAGTAATATTCAGACAAACATAATGGCAGAGTCCTTTCAAAAGTGAGCTACTACAGCCAGTAACTGCACAATTGTGAATACCATGTACTATTTCAGTTCAAAAACAATTTGATTCCATATTCCTGATTATAAATACAAGCTGCTTCCATGTGCGGAAACAAGCACTTAGATTCACCAACAATGTGACATGgtctcataaaaaaaatattacgTCATTGTtaaatccatttaaaaaaattgcattaCTGATTAATTTACCTGCCTATTTTGGGGAGGAGCGtgcttccattttcattttactttcagCTGACTTGGAAACAGGTACCACTCTGTGGCCTGGACTCAGCAGGTGATaatcagaaatgcaaatgtagTTCCTTAGTGCATTAATTCTTCTAATCTCCTAGGGCAAACACCCCTGGAACTGTTGTTTTCAGAACACATGGCCCTGTCCAAGAGTATACGAAGCAAGTTATAAGATGCAACTCCCTGCCCTCAAGTTGTATTGTACTTCTGATTCTGGAGTAATCATTACAGGGAGAAAAAGTTACCCATCCATACTTTGATGAGTGCCTTTATCACTTCAACAGCTAAGACAATAAGTTCCAATGAATATACTGTATATTCATGCTATACATTTCATATCTGCAAGGGTACCAGCAGGAAAAAATTCCCAGCTTGAAttatggtctttttttttttcagaagaagagaaaagactAAATTAGTATTAATTTANNNNNNNNNNNNNNNNNNNNNNNNNNNNNNNNNNNNNNNNNNNNNNNNNNNNNNNNNNNNNNNNNNNNNNNNNNNNNNNNNNNNNNNNNNNNNNNNNNNNTTTTTTACCTTAAGCTAAATCAGAAGGTTTATTTCATGGAATTACTAAGACATTGGAAAGATGTGGTGTGTTGGACTGATTGCAGAATGCTTTTGAATTAATGCAGTCATTTGCTGTTACCTTTGAAAGATACATTGTTGAACTTTTTTAACCTCCTATCTCTGCATATCTATTTTTTGTCAATTGAAAGGATTCTGTAATATTGCCTTTATGAACAAAGTTAGGTATTTTTTGTCTTGTATAGTCTTTATTGTGTTAAagctgatgaaaaatattttattttaaaatctatggGAAACATCCAGACAGTAGACtttgaataatttatttgcCAGATTTTTACCTGTAAAT
It encodes:
- the TSHR gene encoding thyrotropin receptor, translated to MLWLPVAFQLVLVLCSQGTERCPSAFCECSDWDDYKITCRDIHFIPSLPEDTQTLRFMETHLRTIPGEAFSNLPNISRIYISIDETLRSLEAHSFNSLSKVTHIEIRNLRNLDYIDPDAFKNLPLLKYLGIFNTGLKVFPDLTKISSSDVNFLLEIADNPFMTSVPANAFHGLCNESLTLKLYNNGFTSIHSHAFNGTNLDAIYLHKNKYLKVINEDAFLGVHSGPTLLDVSRTVIVNLPVKGLESLKELMAQNTWTLKKLPAVKIFLQLIRADLSYPSHCCAFKNWKKNSGILEYLMCNQTGSHSFRNRRSLRAIREPFYKDHTEEYTDRTDSVYDKNTKFRNFHENSQYYIFLEEHGEENVGFGQELKNPQTEDMQAFDSHYDYLVCGGNEDVICTPEPDEFNPCEDIMGYQFLRIVVWFVNLLAIVGNVFVLFILLTSHYKLTVPRFLMCNLAFADFCMGLYLLLIASVDLYTRSEYYNHAIEWQTGPGCNTAGFFTVFASELSVYTLTVITLERWYAITFAMSPNRKIRLRHALVIMLGGWLSCFLLALLPLVGVSSYSKVSICLPMDTETPVAEAYVVFVLICNIIAFVIICACYIKIYITVRNPQYKSGDKDTKIAKRMAVLIFTDFLCMAPISFHALSAIMNKPLITVTNSKILLVLFYPLNSCANPFLYAIFTKAFRRDVFILLSKFGICEHQAQVYRGQTISVKNSSGSYGQRISRGLGQILTSIQDPVNDYLPAMTMQNQILVEECKQTEL